In one Carassius carassius chromosome 12, fCarCar2.1, whole genome shotgun sequence genomic region, the following are encoded:
- the LOC132154369 gene encoding gastrula zinc finger protein XlCGF8.2DB-like, which translates to MELKEESEELTEVHQYHDQKTTCRTGTDSLICLQCGKSFTKKAHLKDHIHIHTGARPFRCIQCGKDFTQKTNLKEHLRIHTGEKPFTCQQCGKSFTQTGQLKNHLRIHTGEKPYACQQCGRSFKQKGQLRNHIKTHSGQRPYICLQCGNSFLHKGTLKGHIRIHTGERLFMCSHCGKSFTRKDILKNHLRIHSGEKPFICLQCGKSFTKAEYLRIHQQHSHSQERPFDCRQCGKKFISALQLKRHLKTHADEKSHPCSFCGKTFSMPEYLKKHEKIHTGVKAHVCSECGNMFSTVTFLKVHQRTHTGEKPYACAHCGRRFTHSSTLKRHERIHTREKPYHCASCMRSFTASNSLLRHKCCQKLPSQ; encoded by the coding sequence ATGGAATTGAAAGAAGAAAGTGAAGAACTAACTGAAGTGCATCAGTATCATGATCAAAAAACAACTTGCAGAACAGGAACTGACTCTCTCATCTGTCttcagtgtgggaagagttttacCAAGAAAGCTCACCTGAAGGATCACATACACATCCACACCGGAGCGAGACCTTTCAGGTGCATTCAGTGCGGGAAGGatttcacacagaaaacaaaccTGAAGGAGCACTTGAGAatacacactggagagaaacccttCACGTGCCAgcagtgtggaaagagctttaCGCAAACAGGCCAGCTTAAAAATCACTTACGAATTCACACCGGAGAAAAGCCTTACGCGTGCCAACAGTGCGGACGGAGTTTCAAGCAAAAAGGCCAGCTGAGAAACCACATCAAAACGCACTCTGGCCAACGGCCTTACATCTGCTTACAGTGCGGGAACAGTTTTTTGCACAAAGGCACCCTTAAGGGTCACATacggatccacactggagaacgATTGTTCATGTGCTCTCActgcgggaagagtttcacacgGAAAGACATCTTGAAGAATCACCTGCGCATTCATTCCGGAGAAAAGCCTTTCATCTGTcttcagtgcgggaagagtttcacgAAAGCAGAGTATCTCCGGATCCATCAGCAGCACTCTCATTCCCAAGAACGACCGTTCGACTGCCGTCAGTGTGGGAAAAAATTCATTTCTGCACTACAGCTAAAAAGGCACTTGAAGACCCACGCGGATGAGAAGTCGCACCCGTGCTCTTTTTGCGGGAAGACTTTTTCCATGCCGGAATATTTGAAGAAGCACGAGAAAATACACACCGGTGTGAAAGCTCATGTGTGCTCCGAGTGTGGAAACATGTTCTCCACCGTCACCTTCTTGAAAGTGCATCAGAggacccacactggagagaaaccgtatgcATGTGCTCACTGCGGGAGGCGTTTCACTCACTCCAGCACTTTAAAGAGACACGAGAGAATTCATACTAGAGAGAAGCCCTATCACTGTGCATCATGTATGAGGAGTTTCACTGCATCTAATTCTCTACTCCGACACAAATGCTGCCAGAAGCTTCCGTCTCAGTGA